A region of Fibrobacter succinogenes subsp. succinogenes S85 DNA encodes the following proteins:
- a CDS encoding DUF4321 domain-containing protein: MTHKNSLGRLLLFIFVGLILGGILSEAVGALFGELGVLLNAGGYDNSVHHFFTAGPDFSIGFSGDTPQPVVIDLYFVKFALGLGFKGNVLGLVGMVLAIYIMKWSGER; encoded by the coding sequence ATGACTCACAAGAACTCACTAGGACGTCTCTTATTATTCATCTTTGTCGGCCTTATTTTAGGCGGCATCTTGAGCGAAGCTGTCGGAGCTTTATTTGGCGAACTCGGAGTACTCTTGAACGCAGGTGGCTACGATAATAGCGTACACCACTTCTTTACAGCGGGTCCCGATTTCAGTATCGGTTTTTCTGGCGATACACCGCAACCCGTCGTCATTGATTTGTACTTTGTCAAATTTGCACTTGGTTTAGGCTTCAAAGGGAACGTCTTAGGCCTTGTTGGCATGGTTTTAGCTATTTACATCATGAAATGGTCCGGAGAAAGATAA
- a CDS encoding cation diffusion facilitator family transporter, which yields MAKNCNEENRNKVIVKTSVVGIVTNVILASVKAVIGLMANSIAVVLDAVNNLSDALSSIITIVGNKLSRKLPNEKHPLGYGRIEYLTAMVIASIVIYAGITSCVESVKKIIHPEEADYSTVSLVIIAIAVVVKVVLGRYVKSQGERVNSGSLIASGSDALFDAILSLSVLASALIFIFTGLSLEAYVGVLISIFIIKAGFEMLKDTVSDLLGKKNDNELTKQIKSLIRSEEGVHGAYDLVINDYGPEKKLASVHVELPDSMTVADLDSLTRKLEKKVYRETGVILTAIGVYSYNTQNDESAKIRDTILDKVKSHDWALQMHGFYVDIEAKEMRFDVVIKFGANAQEALETIKSEAAELYPDFTIQVSPDIDLG from the coding sequence ATGGCAAAGAACTGCAACGAAGAAAACCGCAATAAGGTCATCGTCAAGACAAGCGTTGTCGGGATTGTCACCAACGTCATTCTCGCGAGCGTCAAGGCGGTTATCGGCCTTATGGCAAACTCCATTGCCGTCGTTCTCGATGCCGTGAACAACCTCTCGGACGCACTCTCGTCCATCATCACGATTGTCGGCAACAAGCTCTCGCGAAAATTGCCCAACGAAAAGCACCCGCTCGGTTACGGTCGCATTGAATACCTGACCGCCATGGTCATCGCCTCCATTGTGATTTACGCGGGCATCACCTCTTGCGTGGAATCCGTCAAGAAAATCATCCACCCCGAAGAAGCCGATTACTCCACAGTTTCACTGGTTATCATCGCCATCGCCGTCGTCGTGAAAGTCGTCCTCGGTCGTTACGTGAAATCGCAAGGCGAGCGCGTGAATTCCGGTTCACTCATCGCCTCCGGCTCCGATGCGCTCTTTGACGCCATCCTCTCCCTTTCCGTTTTGGCCTCGGCACTCATCTTCATTTTCACGGGTCTCTCGCTCGAAGCATACGTCGGCGTTCTGATTTCCATTTTCATTATCAAGGCCGGCTTTGAAATGTTGAAGGACACCGTGAGCGACTTGCTCGGCAAGAAAAATGACAACGAACTCACCAAGCAAATCAAGAGCCTCATCCGCAGCGAAGAAGGCGTCCACGGTGCATACGACCTCGTCATTAACGATTACGGCCCCGAAAAGAAACTCGCCTCCGTGCACGTGGAACTCCCCGACTCCATGACTGTCGCCGACCTGGATTCCCTCACCCGCAAACTCGAAAAGAAAGTCTACCGCGAAACAGGCGTCATCCTCACCGCTATCGGTGTTTACTCTTACAACACCCAAAACGACGAATCCGCCAAAATCCGCGACACGATTTTAGACAAAGTCAAGTCACACGATTGGGCGCTCCAGATGCACGGTTTTTACGTGGACATCGAAGCCAAGGAAATGCGCTTTGACGTGGTCATCAAATTCGGTGCAAACGCCCAGGAAGCCCTCGAAACCATCAAGAGCGAAGCAGCTGAGCTTTACCCCGACTTCACGATACAGGTTTCACCCGATATCGATTTGGGTTAA
- the ung gene encoding uracil-DNA glycosylase, translated as MSVKLEESWLKLLADQFEQPYFKQIKAKLLQEHAEHHVVYPPGPQIFAALDYCPVDKVKAVIIGQDPYHNPGQAHGLCFSVPFGIEPPPSLINIFQELHDDLGITPPPHGNLEGWAHQGILLLNASLTVRAHMAASHAGIGWQQFTDTIIQRLSQVRENLVFLLWGSFAIKKQVLIAPNRGHLILTAPHPSPLSAYRGFFGCKHFSKANAYLVSKGLEPIDWSIK; from the coding sequence ATGTCCGTCAAACTTGAAGAATCTTGGCTAAAACTGCTCGCCGACCAGTTTGAACAGCCGTATTTTAAGCAAATTAAGGCAAAACTTTTGCAGGAACACGCGGAGCATCACGTGGTGTATCCTCCTGGACCACAGATTTTTGCAGCACTCGACTATTGTCCCGTCGATAAAGTCAAGGCAGTCATCATCGGACAAGACCCGTACCACAATCCGGGCCAGGCTCACGGGCTTTGCTTCTCGGTGCCATTTGGCATTGAGCCGCCGCCGTCCCTCATCAACATTTTCCAGGAACTCCACGACGATCTCGGCATCACACCGCCACCCCACGGAAACCTGGAAGGTTGGGCTCACCAGGGAATTTTGCTTTTGAACGCTTCGCTCACGGTGCGCGCCCACATGGCGGCAAGTCACGCCGGCATTGGCTGGCAGCAGTTCACGGACACGATTATCCAGCGACTTTCGCAAGTCCGCGAGAACCTCGTCTTTTTGCTCTGGGGCAGCTTCGCCATCAAAAAACAAGTGCTCATCGCGCCCAATCGCGGTCACCTGATTCTCACCGCCCCGCACCCGAGCCCGCTCTCGGCGTACCGCGGGTTCTTCGGTTGCAAGCACTTCAGCAAAGCAAACGCTTACCTTGTCAGCAAAGGACTTGAACCCATTGACTGGAGCATAAAATAG
- a CDS encoding THUMP-like domain-containing protein, whose protein sequence is MFNADLLTSAKVQDFIKLATKKKLDALQVSTQLAKEFSNEERAAIMDYMALVPKFREKFGIENTEFLLCDKLALEQSTAQDIGRWKANLWPSGPEAVGKTVHDLCCGMGGDSFFLPKELTAIGVDLDENRLAMYRYNSSVMLCASPESSDAHSILADVREVAAHSNATSDAQHADYFTIDPARRAIEGENQRDLRNLTPTFEEVIEISKHYKGGMAKIPPGYPICEIPRGTEILYIGSRTDCRECLVLFGELAKNPDHVRAVMVDKTGNEIANWTFARDEKREARNESEQSQYDHNYELEGRDRIYRTSSSESDLPLGGISKFIAEPAPVLLRSHLFGVVALAHDETTHLISPGIAYVTSEKPLPAPAFANYEILESSEISTGAVRAMLKSHDIGKLTLKLRGVKVDPDQEIKRLKPKGKNTATLFYTRLDGEKIAILTRRNEL, encoded by the coding sequence ATGTTCAACGCGGATTTACTCACTTCGGCTAAAGTTCAGGATTTCATCAAGCTTGCAACCAAGAAAAAATTGGATGCATTGCAAGTTTCGACGCAGCTAGCCAAGGAATTCAGCAACGAAGAACGAGCCGCCATTATGGACTATATGGCTCTCGTGCCAAAATTTCGCGAAAAATTCGGAATCGAAAACACCGAATTCCTCCTTTGCGACAAATTAGCGTTGGAACAGAGCACCGCACAAGATATCGGGCGTTGGAAAGCAAACTTGTGGCCAAGTGGACCCGAAGCCGTAGGCAAAACCGTTCACGACCTTTGCTGCGGCATGGGCGGGGATTCCTTCTTTTTGCCGAAGGAACTGACCGCCATCGGTGTGGACCTTGACGAAAACCGCCTTGCGATGTACCGCTACAACAGCAGCGTGATGCTGTGTGCGTCGCCAGAATCCAGCGACGCACACAGCATCCTCGCCGATGTCCGCGAAGTCGCGGCGCACTCCAACGCAACATCAGACGCCCAACACGCCGATTATTTCACGATTGACCCTGCCCGTCGAGCCATCGAAGGCGAGAACCAGCGCGACTTGCGCAACCTTACGCCTACATTCGAAGAAGTCATCGAGATTTCAAAGCATTACAAAGGCGGCATGGCTAAAATTCCGCCCGGCTACCCTATTTGCGAAATTCCGCGTGGCACAGAAATCCTGTACATCGGTTCGCGCACGGACTGCCGCGAATGTTTGGTGCTGTTCGGCGAACTCGCCAAGAATCCCGACCATGTCCGCGCTGTAATGGTCGACAAAACAGGGAACGAAATTGCCAACTGGACGTTCGCCCGCGACGAGAAGCGCGAAGCCCGCAACGAGAGCGAACAATCGCAATACGACCACAATTACGAACTCGAAGGTCGCGACCGCATTTACCGCACATCGAGCAGCGAATCCGACTTGCCTCTCGGCGGGATTTCAAAGTTCATCGCAGAACCCGCGCCGGTGTTGCTCCGCAGCCACCTCTTTGGAGTGGTCGCCCTCGCCCACGACGAAACGACGCACCTGATTTCTCCGGGCATCGCTTACGTGACAAGCGAAAAGCCGCTCCCCGCCCCCGCTTTCGCCAACTACGAGATTTTGGAATCGTCCGAGATTTCGACAGGCGCCGTCCGCGCGATGCTCAAATCGCACGACATCGGAAAACTCACGCTCAAGCTGCGAGGCGTCAAAGTCGATCCCGACCAAGAAATCAAGCGACTCAAGCCCAAGGGCAAGAACACAGCAACGCTATTCTACACACGCCTCGACGGCGAGAAAATCGCGATACTTACGAGGAGGAATGAGCTATGA
- a CDS encoding glycosyl hydrolase 53 family protein, protein MKFLKNLAACVSCASVALLMQSCGDDTALSPVYALSSSSAQESLESSSSVQESSAQESSSSVENLSSSCQDGDSSSSETSLSAGTESSSSVATSSEIEPTSSETLQNSSSSEAQSSVAEASSSSNASQPSSAIESSSSQAPSSSSETPSSSSAQPIKIDFYNGADISEVQEYERNNTKFYDVDGKESDIFTILKNHGFNSIRLRTFVSPKAKYGYAASGCGHDSEAYGDKDHVVAFAKIVKAAGMGLLVDIHYSDVWADPGKQIIPERWRNVNNANAMADSVYAYTKDLMIALKNAGATPDMVQVGNETTPGILIHKPNSKTDCWGNGVDKAATSVNGDMGTSAGKANAAKYFNAGIKAVKEVSPSTKTVLHIESIRKEETVKWWMGVIFDDYKIPADVMGFSAYTAYGDGTPDKWKNLFNTITTKYSKLEFIVAEYNGGDSDNHYNFDKSRQKTRESVREMNRWIGSFFWEPTIGGAWGSGLFDWRGKDVYANAKAFEEFY, encoded by the coding sequence ATGAAGTTTTTGAAAAATCTTGCGGCGTGCGTGTCTTGCGCTTCTGTTGCTTTGCTAATGCAATCTTGTGGTGACGATACGGCTTTGTCGCCTGTTTATGCTTTAAGTTCTTCGTCTGCGCAGGAGTCGCTTGAATCATCATCGAGTGTGCAGGAGTCCTCGGCTCAGGAATCCTCGTCATCTGTTGAAAATTTATCGTCTTCTTGCCAAGATGGTGACTCCTCGTCTTCAGAAACATCTTTGTCGGCAGGGACTGAATCGTCTTCATCCGTGGCGACATCGTCTGAAATAGAACCGACGTCGTCTGAAACGTTGCAGAATTCTTCATCGTCCGAAGCTCAGTCATCGGTGGCTGAAGCATCGTCGTCTTCTAATGCGTCGCAACCCTCCTCTGCAATAGAATCCTCGTCATCGCAAGCGCCCAGTTCATCTTCTGAAACTCCGAGTTCTTCTTCGGCCCAACCCATAAAAATAGACTTCTACAACGGCGCCGACATCTCTGAAGTCCAGGAATACGAACGAAATAATACGAAGTTCTACGATGTCGATGGCAAAGAAAGCGATATCTTCACAATCCTGAAAAATCACGGATTTAACTCCATTCGCTTGCGCACGTTTGTTTCGCCCAAGGCAAAGTACGGCTATGCGGCGAGCGGTTGCGGTCATGATTCCGAAGCGTATGGTGACAAAGACCACGTTGTTGCTTTTGCCAAGATAGTCAAAGCGGCGGGCATGGGGCTTCTCGTTGATATCCATTACAGCGATGTCTGGGCGGATCCTGGCAAGCAGATTATCCCCGAACGCTGGCGTAACGTGAATAATGCCAATGCGATGGCGGATTCCGTGTACGCATACACCAAGGATTTGATGATTGCACTTAAGAATGCCGGTGCAACGCCAGACATGGTGCAAGTTGGCAATGAAACGACTCCTGGCATCTTGATCCACAAGCCAAACAGCAAAACAGACTGTTGGGGAAATGGTGTCGATAAGGCTGCGACTTCTGTCAATGGCGATATGGGAACATCGGCGGGCAAGGCAAATGCCGCCAAGTATTTCAATGCAGGCATCAAGGCCGTCAAGGAAGTTTCGCCATCAACGAAAACAGTGCTCCACATCGAAAGTATCCGCAAAGAAGAAACAGTTAAATGGTGGATGGGCGTCATCTTTGATGACTATAAAATCCCTGCTGACGTGATGGGCTTCTCCGCTTACACGGCATACGGCGACGGCACACCCGATAAGTGGAAGAATTTGTTCAATACGATTACGACAAAGTATTCAAAATTGGAATTTATCGTTGCGGAATACAACGGCGGCGATTCCGATAACCACTACAATTTTGATAAGTCCCGCCAAAAGACTCGTGAATCCGTCCGCGAAATGAACCGCTGGATCGGCTCGTTCTTCTGGGAACCGACAATCGGCGGTGCGTGGGGCTCGGGACTTTTTGACTGGCGTGGTAAAGATGTTTACGCCAACGCCAAGGCTTTCGAAGAATTTTACTAA
- a CDS encoding TIGR02172 family protein: MNYKQINLNDWELQGEGAFGESYFSKTDSSIMLKLMKPEGRKEDIIAEFENSRKIASVGFKTPAAIELVEESQSGRLGIIYEKVQEKISFTRMIHDNPSDLPRIAKIHAEEAKKFHGINCDPTQFLCYKETIRKAIPKLFTFKKYKDILKAAIELVPDSHGCLQYDFQPGNIVHSNKTGENYWIDMGDFGYGHYLFDIALLYMFTNILCTKKSVQQIFHMTEQQLRAYWVEFTAAYFGRSIQPDEMFGKKIRLHLAMAVTIKYHMIPAPGPIKYLILNVMLRKNLKGISLENVADIMAAKV; encoded by the coding sequence ATGAATTACAAACAGATTAATTTAAATGACTGGGAATTGCAAGGGGAAGGGGCTTTCGGAGAAAGCTACTTTTCAAAAACAGATTCGAGCATTATGCTCAAGCTCATGAAACCTGAGGGGCGCAAGGAAGACATTATCGCAGAGTTTGAAAACTCTAGAAAGATTGCTTCCGTCGGCTTTAAAACTCCTGCAGCAATCGAACTGGTTGAAGAAAGTCAATCGGGACGCCTTGGCATAATCTATGAGAAAGTGCAAGAAAAAATTTCGTTCACAAGGATGATTCACGACAATCCAAGTGACCTGCCCCGCATCGCAAAAATCCACGCCGAAGAAGCGAAAAAATTTCATGGCATAAACTGCGACCCAACCCAATTCTTGTGCTATAAAGAAACCATACGCAAGGCCATTCCAAAGCTATTCACATTCAAGAAGTACAAAGATATCTTGAAGGCCGCTATAGAGCTAGTTCCTGACAGTCATGGTTGCCTACAGTACGATTTCCAGCCTGGCAATATCGTACATTCAAACAAGACCGGTGAAAATTACTGGATAGACATGGGCGATTTCGGCTATGGGCATTACCTTTTTGATATAGCCCTTCTGTACATGTTTACCAACATTCTTTGTACCAAAAAGAGCGTGCAACAAATATTTCACATGACAGAACAACAGTTGCGCGCTTACTGGGTGGAATTTACAGCCGCATATTTTGGCAGATCAATTCAACCAGACGAAATGTTCGGGAAAAAGATTCGGCTTCACTTAGCCATGGCTGTGACTATAAAATACCACATGATCCCTGCACCAGGCCCCATAAAGTATCTCATTTTAAATGTCATGCTTCGAAAAAACCTCAAGGGAATCTCTTTGGAAAATGTTGCCGACATAATGGCGGCGAAAGTTTAG
- a CDS encoding glycoside hydrolase family 18 protein — translation MKNRISHIFATFVASSLFTLGGICSAWAAPLFIGYYPDWGKWHKPAYTVDKVPYNKLTHVLWSFITPNTDGSLRGDAAEDPSALDEMVTLAHAAGTKVIVSLGGGGQSDNFVPVASNDALRQKFVANLVKYVADHNLDGLDMDWEWEYNPVPEADTIAYSKLLTELREALPKDKSLSAALPCSPYYGKWFTAEVLVKNLDWLGFMTYDITGDWDDKAMFDSPLYPHDGYTTWSWEETRDYWKKRGVPTEKMVFGIPSFGFQFQGATGPGSDFTKGTAKQIAYKDIVTNTDWKYFYDSVAVEPYGVSSTGYVTFEDPHSSAVKSRWVKENGYAGIMVWEVSHDYIEGVGNPILDSIAVALREGTTGIRDIHKKRAANSRHDASQMQNAQTKRVDALGKSVQNGERESCWKNRFEFRVEP, via the coding sequence ATGAAGAATAGAATTTCACATATTTTTGCAACATTCGTCGCTAGTTCTCTTTTCACACTCGGCGGAATTTGCTCCGCGTGGGCAGCACCTTTGTTTATCGGATATTACCCGGATTGGGGCAAATGGCACAAGCCAGCCTACACTGTAGACAAAGTTCCGTACAACAAATTAACGCACGTGCTGTGGAGTTTCATCACGCCAAACACGGATGGTTCATTGCGCGGAGACGCCGCAGAGGATCCAAGCGCACTCGACGAAATGGTAACGCTCGCCCATGCAGCCGGCACAAAAGTCATCGTCTCGCTCGGCGGTGGCGGACAAAGCGACAACTTCGTGCCCGTTGCGTCAAACGATGCACTCCGTCAAAAATTCGTAGCAAACCTCGTCAAATACGTCGCAGACCACAATCTTGACGGGCTTGACATGGACTGGGAATGGGAATACAATCCCGTCCCCGAAGCAGACACTATCGCCTACAGTAAATTGCTCACAGAACTTCGCGAAGCCCTCCCAAAAGACAAAAGTCTTTCCGCAGCGCTCCCCTGCTCGCCCTATTACGGGAAATGGTTCACAGCCGAAGTCCTCGTGAAAAACTTGGACTGGCTCGGCTTTATGACTTACGATATCACCGGCGACTGGGATGACAAAGCCATGTTCGATTCGCCGCTATACCCGCACGATGGATACACCACATGGTCGTGGGAAGAAACACGCGACTATTGGAAAAAGCGCGGCGTCCCGACAGAAAAGATGGTCTTCGGAATTCCGTCATTCGGGTTTCAATTTCAAGGAGCAACAGGACCGGGCTCCGACTTTACCAAAGGTACCGCCAAGCAAATCGCATACAAAGATATCGTCACAAACACCGACTGGAAATACTTCTATGACAGCGTCGCTGTAGAGCCCTACGGCGTATCTTCAACCGGATACGTGACCTTCGAAGACCCGCATTCTTCCGCCGTCAAATCGCGTTGGGTCAAAGAAAACGGTTACGCAGGCATCATGGTCTGGGAAGTTTCGCACGACTACATCGAAGGCGTCGGAAATCCGATTCTAGATAGCATCGCTGTTGCTTTGCGCGAAGGAACTACAGGAATCCGCGACATTCACAAAAAACGCGCGGCAAACTCTCGGCATGACGCTTCGCAAATGCAGAATGCGCAAACAAAGCGCGTGGATGCCCTCGGAAAAAGCGTACAAAATGGTGAACGCGAAAGTTGCTGGAAGAACCGATTTGAATTTAGAGTGGAACCATAG
- a CDS encoding ABC transporter → MLDYISIRGCRLHNLKNVDAQFPLGKITVVCGPSGCGKSTLVMDTLHGESKRRYLETLSPFAADLLGGKRSIPLDSAEGLPASLAIAATRGEAPAKASALSIAECDNALRTLFAAFAKPACPICGAPMVSQSREEIIRETAGMPIGTKLQFLAKIETGNAEMATPQQVRGDINADRNDKKKAQSKSRTTLDKLSAVFLAQGFTRAIADGTMYSLADLLPGEKVLTPKEFFIIVDRIIVRENTRTRIAEAVDGTLKLTHSAITLDIAGERKFYSTKPCCPNASDEQHQSQKSNETVASLDARAFSPYSRTSVCEYCYGTGIIQEAAPAKINEKGGGKGRAESNVESDEDENAECPHCHGLRLKKTYLNATVDDVSYKQILTTEFAELPELLHKIFDNKIGQNLKATFNSLLDRIEAINDLGIGYLTPGRAGQTLSGGELQRLKLASLSTGHLNGLLIALDEPASGLHASDVSALWKVLEKIRKRGNTLVLIEHNPQIIKRADYIIEMGPGAGEKGGEILFQGTRDEVLENPESPTGMWIKAVGSRKSEVGRNVECHCEEKSQAILVKNFAKFDMAPVNAAFPINKFSVITGQSGSGKSTLLFENIAKRAKAEEFKKLGIDALSILTTGDFHGSKRSTVLSAIGLTTLLRDLFAKLPESKVRGYTASKFSMHAPGGRCENCKGEGVIYDPLGYEESECPVCLGKRFRDEVLEIRFKSLSIADILDMEIGSAYKLFTNMKPFAEKLKPLVDTGLDYLRLGQTTAHLSGGERARLRLSITLARAKAPNTLFLFDEPARGLHQKDIQQLLGLIHGLCNAGHTVIAIEHAQDFVDAADYVVELKRG, encoded by the coding sequence ATGCTTGATTACATTTCGATTCGCGGTTGCAGACTCCATAATTTAAAAAATGTCGACGCCCAGTTTCCGCTGGGGAAAATTACGGTTGTATGCGGACCGTCGGGTTGCGGAAAATCGACACTCGTGATGGACACGCTCCACGGCGAAAGCAAACGCCGCTACCTCGAGACGCTCTCGCCTTTTGCGGCAGATTTGCTCGGAGGCAAGCGAAGCATTCCGCTCGACAGCGCCGAAGGACTCCCCGCAAGTTTAGCGATTGCCGCCACGCGCGGAGAAGCTCCCGCGAAAGCATCTGCACTTTCGATTGCCGAATGTGACAACGCATTACGCACATTGTTCGCTGCGTTTGCAAAGCCCGCCTGCCCCATTTGCGGAGCCCCGATGGTGAGCCAGAGCCGCGAAGAGATCATCCGCGAAACCGCAGGAATGCCCATCGGGACAAAGCTACAGTTCTTGGCGAAAATTGAAACGGGAAATGCGGAAATGGCGACCCCGCAACAAGTGCGGGGCGACATCAATGCAGACAGGAATGACAAAAAGAAAGCGCAGAGTAAGAGTCGCACGACGTTGGATAAACTGTCGGCCGTATTTTTGGCGCAGGGTTTTACACGTGCGATTGCCGATGGCACCATGTATTCGCTTGCAGACTTGCTCCCTGGCGAAAAGGTTTTGACGCCCAAAGAATTTTTCATCATCGTTGATAGAATCATCGTTCGTGAAAACACACGCACACGAATCGCAGAAGCCGTTGATGGCACATTAAAGCTTACGCATTCCGCAATCACGCTTGACATCGCGGGCGAACGCAAGTTCTACAGCACAAAGCCGTGCTGCCCAAATGCAAGCGATGAGCAGCATCAATCGCAAAAGTCAAACGAAACCGTCGCCAGCCTGGACGCACGCGCGTTCTCGCCATACAGCCGCACCAGTGTCTGCGAATATTGCTACGGCACGGGAATCATTCAAGAAGCTGCCCCAGCAAAAATCAACGAGAAAGGAGGCGGCAAAGGTCGCGCCGAATCCAATGTAGAAAGTGACGAGGACGAAAACGCAGAATGCCCGCACTGTCACGGGCTCCGCCTCAAGAAAACATACTTGAACGCCACCGTAGATGACGTCAGTTACAAGCAAATTCTCACGACGGAATTTGCGGAATTGCCGGAGCTTTTGCACAAAATTTTCGATAACAAAATCGGGCAAAATTTAAAGGCGACATTCAATTCGCTCCTCGACCGTATTGAAGCCATCAACGATTTGGGCATTGGTTACCTCACGCCAGGACGCGCAGGACAAACGCTTTCGGGCGGCGAATTGCAAAGACTTAAACTCGCCAGCCTCAGTACAGGGCATTTGAACGGTCTTTTGATAGCCCTTGACGAACCCGCTAGCGGTCTCCATGCTAGTGACGTCTCTGCACTTTGGAAAGTCCTCGAAAAAATCCGCAAGCGTGGCAACACGCTCGTGCTCATTGAGCACAATCCGCAAATCATTAAGCGAGCAGACTACATTATTGAAATGGGGCCGGGCGCAGGCGAAAAAGGTGGCGAAATTTTATTCCAAGGCACTCGTGACGAAGTACTTGAGAATCCTGAATCGCCCACGGGAATGTGGATAAAAGCAGTAGGAAGTAGGAAGTCGGAAGTAGGAAGGAATGTAGAATGCCATTGCGAGGAGAAAAGCCAAGCAATCCTCGTCAAGAACTTCGCGAAGTTCGACATGGCGCCGGTGAACGCCGCCTTCCCCATCAACAAATTCAGCGTGATTACAGGCCAAAGCGGCAGCGGAAAATCGACACTCCTTTTCGAAAACATCGCCAAACGTGCCAAAGCCGAAGAATTCAAAAAGCTCGGCATCGACGCTCTTTCGATTCTCACGACCGGAGATTTTCACGGGAGTAAGCGCAGCACAGTCTTGAGTGCCATCGGCCTCACCACGCTATTGCGAGACTTGTTTGCGAAGCTCCCCGAAAGCAAAGTGCGCGGCTACACCGCCTCCAAATTCAGCATGCACGCCCCCGGTGGCCGTTGCGAGAACTGCAAAGGAGAAGGCGTCATTTACGATCCGCTCGGCTACGAAGAATCCGAATGCCCCGTGTGCCTCGGCAAGCGCTTCCGTGATGAAGTTTTGGAAATCCGATTCAAGTCGCTTTCCATCGCCGACATTTTGGACATGGAAATCGGCAGTGCATACAAGCTATTCACGAACATGAAGCCGTTCGCCGAAAAGCTCAAACCGCTCGTAGATACAGGCCTTGACTATTTGCGTCTCGGTCAAACGACAGCACACCTCTCCGGTGGCGAACGCGCTCGACTCCGCCTCTCCATTACACTCGCGCGAGCCAAAGCCCCGAACACATTGTTCCTCTTTGACGAACCCGCCCGCGGTCTCCATCAAAAGGATATCCAGCAGTTGCTCGGGCTCATTCACGGACTTTGCAATGCCGGCCACACCGTCATTGCTATTGAACATGCACAAGACTTCGTCGACGCCGCGGATTATGTGGTCGAATTGAAGAGAGGCTAG
- a CDS encoding fibrobacter succinogenes major paralogous domain-containing protein: protein MKLLIPFLLSLFLLACGSDSSTSANDSDDERITYITDSRDGQKYKTVTIGSQTWMAQNLNYETENSYCYGDDPANCSKYGRLYTWAAAMESCPTGWHLPTLDEFQVLIDAVGGKNIAGKMLKATNGWVKDGNGTDAFLFSALPAGFAIGRGKYEREGEFAEFWSATKYERTDPDSYDIFLSHFSDGAGWDYSSRRDVFSVRCLKD from the coding sequence ATGAAATTGCTTATTCCTTTTTTGCTCTCGTTATTCCTTCTCGCTTGCGGCAGCGATTCGTCAACTTCGGCGAATGATTCGGATGACGAACGAATCACATATATAACGGACTCTCGCGATGGTCAAAAATACAAGACGGTAACTATCGGCTCGCAGACATGGATGGCGCAGAACCTGAACTACGAAACAGAAAATAGCTATTGCTATGGCGATGATCCGGCAAATTGTTCCAAGTATGGTCGCTTGTACACTTGGGCTGCTGCGATGGAATCTTGTCCTACGGGTTGGCATTTGCCGACATTGGATGAGTTTCAAGTTTTGATTGATGCCGTTGGCGGAAAAAATATTGCGGGTAAAATGCTAAAGGCCACAAATGGCTGGGTTAAGGATGGCAACGGTACGGATGCATTCTTGTTCTCGGCTTTGCCTGCTGGTTTTGCGATTGGCAGGGGAAAATATGAGCGTGAAGGAGAATTTGCGGAATTCTGGAGCGCTACTAAATATGAACGCACTGACCCAGATTCGTATGATATCTTTTTAAGTCATTTTTCAGATGGTGCTGGTTGGGACTACTCCTCCAGACGCGATGTGTTTTCTGTCCGTTGTTTAAAGGACTAG
- a CDS encoding Panacea domain-containing protein yields the protein MAYKALQIAQLLLSKAAERNQELMSNLKLQKMLYYEQGFHLAAFDTPLFDENIEAWMFGPVVPEVYEKYAKYDAKGIEPPTQIDIKLNEEETTLFNNVFDVYNQYSAVKLVEMTHSEPPWNSVSPGKGNIISQESMKKFFLTRLA from the coding sequence ATGGCATACAAGGCGTTACAAATAGCTCAATTGCTTTTATCAAAAGCTGCAGAAAGAAATCAAGAATTGATGTCCAATCTCAAGCTGCAAAAAATGCTTTACTACGAGCAGGGTTTCCATTTGGCCGCATTTGACACTCCTTTATTTGACGAAAATATCGAAGCATGGATGTTCGGTCCTGTAGTTCCTGAAGTCTATGAAAAATATGCAAAATATGATGCAAAGGGAATTGAACCTCCTACCCAAATAGACATCAAACTAAACGAAGAAGAAACAACTTTGTTCAACAACGTCTTTGATGTATACAACCAGTATTCAGCCGTAAAACTAGTAGAAATGACACATAGCGAGCCGCCATGGAATTCAGTATCTCCAGGCAAAGGCAACATTATCAGCCAAGAATCAATGAAGAAATTCTTCTTAACAAGACTCGCCTAA